In one window of Arachis ipaensis cultivar K30076 chromosome B06, Araip1.1, whole genome shotgun sequence DNA:
- the LOC107648293 gene encoding transcription repressor OFP6, with translation MSTSARKKLHLNTVSVKLGCGSSCRRPKLSRIFHPKPKPKNPTLQKHKLFNLSSWNHNENDTATSTTTPTNTTFSPCYIDSSHFSDSSENVKEARRVGGLGRAGGEGVAVEKDSDDPYLDFRHSMLQMILENEIYSKEDLRELLNCFLQLNSPYHHGVIVRAFTEIWNGVFSVRSSSSARFHFNRNNNNKPFHLV, from the coding sequence ATGTCCACCTCCGCCAGAAAAAAGCTTCACCTGAACACAGTTTCAGTGAAACTAGGGTGTGGCAGCAGTTGCAGAAGGCCAAAACTCTCTCGAATATTCCACCCTAAACCAAAACCCAAGAACCCCACTCTCCAAAAACACAAACTTTTCAACCTCTCTTCTTGGAATCATAACGAGAACGACACCGCCACAAGCACCACCACCCCAACCAACACCACCTTCTCCCCTTGCTACATTGATTCCTCTCACTTCTCTGACTCATCAGAGAACGTAAAGGAAGCTCGGAGAGTCGGAGGTCTCGGACGAGCGGGCGGAGAAGGCGTGGCGGTGGAGAAAGACTCCGATGACCCTTACTTGGATTTCCGGCACTCCATGCTTCAGATGATTCTTGAGAACGAGATATACTCGAAGGAAGACCTGAGGGAGCTTCTCAACTGTTTTCTTCAGCTGAATTCACCCTATCACCATGGTGTTATAGTTAGAGCTTTCACTGAGATCTGGAATGGGGTCTTCTCTGTAAGGTCAAGTTCTTCAGCCAGGTTTCACTTCAaccgtaataataataataagccaTTCCACCTTGTATAG